From Lysobacter silvisoli, the proteins below share one genomic window:
- a CDS encoding esterase/lipase family protein, which yields MPSSRSAIRPRPASNGDDLRGVNRLTIDAITGVTDLVEAMHANISRLPGVLGTVAAGPAPGIAGFVYRSVRGATRLVGDGLDLAFARAAPLLDVVRPPPQREAMVAAANGVLGDHLDASRNPLAIPMRLRHGGQALTLRRRELAAALPDAGGKILVLVHGLCMNDLQWRYGDHDHGAALARDLGYTPLYLHYNSGRHISVNGREFSRLLEQLLQRWPVPVERLAILGHSMGGLVARSACVAAQQERLDWLAHLDRMIFLGTPHQGAPLERAGSWIDAMIGLSPYTAPFARLGKIRSAGIQDLRHGNVRDEDWEDADADGRADGRQPSPLPPGVRSYAVAASTASAARDDAAVLPKGDGLVPVASALGRHPDRAYDLRMPKTRQHIAYGVNHLELLGDAGVYRQLLRWLG from the coding sequence ATGCCGAGTTCCCGATCCGCGATCCGCCCGCGCCCGGCGAGCAACGGCGACGATCTGCGCGGCGTCAACCGCCTGACCATCGACGCGATCACCGGCGTCACCGATCTGGTCGAAGCCATGCACGCCAACATCAGCCGCTTGCCCGGCGTGCTCGGCACGGTGGCCGCGGGCCCCGCGCCGGGCATCGCCGGCTTCGTCTACCGCAGCGTGCGCGGCGCCACCCGGCTGGTTGGCGACGGCCTGGATCTGGCCTTCGCCCGCGCTGCGCCGCTGTTGGACGTGGTGCGCCCGCCGCCGCAGCGCGAAGCCATGGTCGCCGCCGCCAACGGCGTGCTCGGCGATCACCTGGACGCGAGCCGCAATCCGCTCGCCATCCCGATGCGGCTGCGCCACGGCGGCCAGGCGCTGACCCTGCGCCGCCGCGAGCTCGCCGCCGCCCTGCCCGACGCCGGCGGCAAGATCCTGGTGCTGGTGCACGGCTTGTGCATGAACGACCTGCAATGGCGCTACGGCGACCACGATCACGGCGCCGCGCTCGCGCGCGACCTGGGTTACACGCCGCTGTACCTGCACTACAACAGCGGGCGCCATATCTCGGTCAACGGGCGCGAGTTTTCGCGCTTGCTGGAGCAACTGCTGCAGCGCTGGCCGGTGCCGGTGGAGCGCCTGGCGATCCTGGGCCATAGCATGGGCGGCCTGGTCGCGCGCAGCGCCTGCGTGGCCGCGCAGCAGGAACGGCTGGACTGGCTCGCGCACCTGGACCGCATGATCTTCCTCGGTACCCCGCACCAGGGCGCGCCGCTGGAACGCGCCGGCAGCTGGATCGACGCGATGATCGGCTTGAGCCCCTACACCGCGCCGTTCGCGCGCCTGGGCAAGATCCGCAGCGCCGGCATCCAGGACCTGCGCCACGGCAACGTGCGCGACGAGGATTGGGAAGATGCCGACGCCGACGGCCGCGCGGACGGCCGCCAGCCCTCGCCGCTGCCGCCGGGCGTGCGCAGCTACGCGGTCGCCGCCAGCACCGCCAGCGCAGCGCGCGACGATGCCGCCGTGCTGCCCAAGGGCGATGGCCTGGTCCCGGTGGCCAGCGCGCTGGGCCGGCACCCGGACCGCGCCTACGACCTGCGCATGCCCAAGACCCGCCAGCACATCGCCTACGGCGTGAACCATCTGGAATTGCTCGGCGACGCGGGCGTGTACCGCCAGCTGCTGCGCTGGCTGGGCTGA
- a CDS encoding GntP family permease — MAFLIVLAALCFLMFVAYRGYSVILFAPVAALGAVLLTDPSLVAPMFTGLFMDKMVGFLKLYFPVFLLGAIFGKLIELSGYSKSIVAATIRLLGRERAMLSIVAVCALLTYGGVSLFVVVFAVYPFAAELFRQSDIPKRLIPGTIALGAFTFTMDALPGTPQIQNIIPASFFGTNTWAAPWLGTLGGVFILFVGLLYLNWRRRSALKAGEGYGTGLLNEPAPYAGGKLASPLLAILPLVLVGVSNKLFTAWIPAFYGSSHSFDPAVIGDAAPVVQDVSKVAAIWAVEGALLVGIVCVLAFAWKSVMTSFAEGTKAAIGGALLAAMNTASEYGFGAVIAALPGFLIVADALGAIPNPLINEAVTVTALAGITGSASGGMSIALAAMADTFIANANAAGIPMEVLHRVAAMASGGMDTLPHNGAVITLLAVTGLSHRQAYKDIFAITLVKTLAVFVVIGLYYATGLV; from the coding sequence ATGGCGTTTTTGATCGTGCTGGCCGCGCTGTGCTTCCTGATGTTCGTGGCCTACCGCGGCTACAGCGTGATCCTGTTCGCGCCGGTGGCGGCGCTGGGCGCGGTGCTGCTGACCGACCCCAGCCTGGTCGCGCCGATGTTCACCGGCCTGTTCATGGACAAGATGGTCGGCTTCCTCAAGCTGTACTTCCCGGTGTTCCTGCTCGGCGCGATCTTCGGCAAATTGATCGAACTGTCGGGCTATTCCAAGTCCATCGTCGCCGCCACCATCCGCCTGCTCGGGCGCGAGCGCGCCATGCTGTCGATCGTGGCGGTATGCGCGCTGCTCACCTACGGCGGCGTGTCGCTGTTCGTGGTGGTGTTCGCGGTTTACCCCTTCGCGGCCGAGCTGTTCCGCCAGAGCGACATCCCCAAGCGCCTGATCCCCGGCACCATCGCCCTGGGCGCGTTCACCTTCACCATGGACGCGCTGCCGGGCACGCCGCAGATCCAGAACATCATTCCGGCCTCGTTCTTCGGCACCAACACCTGGGCCGCGCCGTGGCTGGGCACCCTGGGCGGCGTGTTCATCCTGTTCGTCGGCCTGCTCTATCTGAACTGGCGCCGGCGCAGCGCGCTCAAGGCCGGCGAAGGCTACGGCACCGGCCTGCTCAACGAACCGGCGCCCTACGCCGGCGGCAAGCTGGCCTCGCCGTTGCTGGCGATCCTGCCGCTGGTGCTGGTGGGCGTGAGCAACAAGCTGTTCACCGCCTGGATTCCCGCGTTCTACGGCAGCAGCCACAGCTTCGACCCGGCGGTGATCGGCGATGCCGCGCCGGTGGTGCAGGACGTGAGCAAGGTGGCGGCGATCTGGGCGGTGGAAGGCGCGCTGCTGGTCGGCATCGTGTGCGTGCTGGCCTTCGCCTGGAAGTCGGTGATGACCAGCTTCGCCGAGGGCACCAAGGCCGCGATCGGCGGCGCCCTGCTGGCGGCGATGAACACCGCCTCCGAGTACGGCTTCGGCGCGGTGATCGCGGCGCTGCCCGGCTTCCTGATCGTGGCCGACGCGCTGGGCGCGATCCCCAATCCGCTGATCAACGAAGCGGTGACGGTGACCGCGCTGGCCGGCATCACCGGCTCGGCCTCCGGCGGCATGAGCATCGCCCTGGCGGCCATGGCCGACACCTTCATCGCCAACGCCAACGCCGCCGGCATTCCCATGGAAGTGCTGCACCGCGTGGCGGCGATGGCCTCCGGCGGCATGGACACCCTGCCCCACAACGGCGCGGTCATCACCCTGCTGGCGGTGACCGGCCTGAGCCACCGCCAGGCCTATAAGGACATCTTCGCCATCACCCTGGTCAAGACCCTGGCGGTGTTCGTGGTGATCGGCCTGTATTACGCGACTGGGCTGGTTTGA
- a CDS encoding TonB-dependent receptor, with product MSRHSLSLAIACALLAPAAWAQEAAPAEGEQATTLGSVTVTARKREETLQEVPVAVTAFTPEALDRLAVEDLSDLDAQVPNLTIYAARGSSSTITAYIRGVGQSDPLWGVDPGVGIYMDDVYIARPQGALLDVFDVDRIEVLRGPQGTLYGKNTIGGAIKYISRGLPTSFDGFASVTVGNYNQLDVKAAVGGPIGGQDSLRGRIAVASLNRDGFGKNVVTGQDVSDKEILALRGQLGAYVSDDLNIQFAFDWMDDQSGVRGAKMLAPNRFAPGTLPMDDRYDVRNGMPNVNDTTIKGASATVNWNANENWAFKYVLAKRESDTETNIDFDTLQNKIADVKAFYSDQQVSHELQANYDGGGRARGVMGIYAFDGEAGGQVLNNFFNLSFGDTQGTVYSKSIAAYADWTFDLTERLTLDVGARYTDEDKRAKVLNRGYRDGSFTTPNGVVAANFDKRISFQNTSPKVSLDYQITPDILLYGLATRGFKSGGYNIRAQATAVPRSAEPFDDEVVDSYEIGSKMAFLDQTLFLNLAYFHNKYKDIQLSVFTAYDSNGDGTNDAFFGDFTNAGSGTVNGFEVEYQWLPSANWLISGNLAWLDAKYDEFMYAGVNIAKEQEFTNAPEFSGALNVEWRTDLASGGNLAARVGYSYQSEVVATTEIIRTGAVPITQDGYGLINAGVTWKSGGPWTVSLQGTNLADKEYRTTGYSLNSALGVFTGFYGAPRQYTLSVKYDF from the coding sequence ATGAGCCGCCACAGCCTCAGTCTGGCCATCGCCTGCGCGCTGCTGGCGCCGGCCGCCTGGGCGCAGGAGGCCGCGCCGGCCGAGGGCGAGCAGGCCACCACCCTGGGCTCGGTCACGGTCACCGCGCGCAAGCGCGAGGAAACCCTGCAGGAAGTGCCGGTGGCGGTCACCGCGTTCACCCCCGAGGCGCTGGACCGCCTGGCCGTGGAGGACCTCAGCGACCTGGATGCGCAGGTGCCCAACCTGACCATCTATGCCGCCCGCGGCTCCAGCAGCACCATCACCGCCTACATCCGCGGCGTCGGCCAGTCCGATCCGCTGTGGGGCGTGGACCCGGGCGTGGGCATCTACATGGACGACGTCTACATCGCCCGCCCGCAGGGCGCGCTGCTGGACGTGTTCGACGTGGACCGCATCGAAGTGCTGCGCGGCCCGCAAGGCACGCTGTACGGCAAGAACACCATCGGCGGCGCGATCAAGTACATCTCGCGCGGCCTGCCCACCTCGTTCGACGGCTTCGCCTCGGTCACCGTGGGCAACTACAACCAGCTCGACGTGAAGGCCGCGGTGGGCGGCCCGATCGGCGGCCAGGACAGCCTGCGCGGCCGCATCGCCGTGGCCAGCCTCAACCGCGACGGCTTCGGCAAGAACGTGGTCACCGGCCAGGACGTGAGCGACAAGGAAATCCTGGCCCTGCGCGGCCAGCTCGGCGCCTACGTCAGCGACGACCTCAACATCCAGTTCGCCTTCGACTGGATGGACGACCAGTCCGGCGTGCGCGGCGCCAAGATGCTGGCGCCCAACCGCTTCGCCCCCGGCACCTTGCCGATGGACGACCGTTACGACGTGCGCAACGGCATGCCCAACGTCAACGACACCACGATCAAGGGCGCGTCGGCGACGGTGAACTGGAACGCCAACGAGAACTGGGCGTTCAAGTATGTGCTGGCCAAGCGCGAGTCCGACACCGAGACCAACATCGACTTCGACACCCTGCAGAACAAGATCGCCGACGTGAAGGCGTTCTACAGCGACCAGCAGGTCAGCCACGAGCTGCAGGCCAACTACGACGGCGGCGGCCGCGCGCGCGGCGTGATGGGCATCTATGCCTTCGACGGCGAGGCCGGCGGCCAGGTGCTGAACAACTTCTTCAACCTGTCCTTCGGCGACACCCAGGGCACGGTCTACAGCAAGAGCATCGCCGCCTACGCCGACTGGACCTTCGACCTGACCGAGCGCCTGACCCTGGACGTGGGCGCGCGCTACACCGACGAGGACAAGCGCGCCAAGGTGCTCAACCGCGGCTACCGCGACGGCAGCTTCACCACCCCCAACGGCGTGGTCGCGGCCAACTTCGACAAGCGCATCAGCTTCCAGAACACCTCGCCCAAGGTCTCGCTGGATTACCAGATCACGCCCGACATCCTGCTGTACGGCCTGGCCACGCGCGGCTTCAAGTCCGGCGGCTACAACATCCGCGCCCAGGCCACCGCGGTGCCGCGCTCGGCCGAGCCGTTCGACGACGAGGTCGTGGACAGCTACGAGATCGGCAGCAAGATGGCCTTCCTGGACCAGACCCTGTTCCTGAACCTGGCCTACTTCCACAACAAGTACAAGGACATCCAGCTGTCGGTGTTCACCGCCTACGACAGCAACGGCGACGGTACCAACGACGCCTTCTTCGGCGACTTCACCAATGCCGGTTCGGGCACGGTGAACGGCTTCGAGGTCGAGTATCAGTGGCTGCCCAGCGCGAACTGGCTGATCTCGGGCAACCTGGCCTGGCTGGACGCCAAGTACGACGAGTTCATGTACGCCGGCGTCAACATCGCCAAGGAGCAGGAGTTCACCAACGCGCCGGAATTCTCGGGCGCGCTGAACGTGGAATGGCGCACCGACCTGGCCAGCGGCGGCAACCTGGCCGCGCGCGTGGGCTACAGCTACCAGAGCGAAGTGGTGGCCACCACCGAGATCATCCGCACCGGCGCGGTGCCGATCACCCAGGACGGCTACGGCCTGATCAACGCCGGCGTGACCTGGAAGAGCGGCGGCCCGTGGACGGTGTCGCTGCAGGGCACCAACCTGGCCGACAAGGAATACCGCACCACCGGCTACAGTCTGAACTCGGCGCTGGGCGTGTTCACCGGTTTCTACGGCGCGCCGCGCCAGTACACGCTGTCGGTCAAGTACGACTTCTAA
- a CDS encoding TonB-dependent receptor family protein, producing the protein MPPVAPSHPIPLHRPLSAACALALLVLSASASAQQNQTQARTLDSVEVVAPRRALAEFPGAVTVIEGRTLREGQRQVNLSEALARVPGISVLDRQNYAQDLQVQSRGFGARSTFGIRGIRLVVDGIPSTAADGQGQAANFPLDALDRIEVLRGPLALQYGNAAGGAIVAATDLQRLRGASAQAWGGDHGSYRVGALADGASEDGRWRGRVGVSRFGTDGERPHSAAQRSQFDAVAEWSPREGERLRLVLNSLSQPDTDDPLGLDRAGLRADPHGTDPVALRFDTRKRIGNHQAGLRWQRDYAPGREAWVGAYGIRRDVVQYLAIPMAAQTAPGSAGGVIDLGRRSTGLDAGHRWYGARGGLALGVELARLDEDRRGYENYVGDRLGVRGRLRRDERNRIADRELYAVGDYAPAAGWTLLGAVRHARLEFRSDDRYFAPGNGDDGGRADYRETSAALGLSRAFARGEVFASLGRGFETPTATELAYRADGSAGFNRELQPARFDTAELGLRWRRGGARFSAAVYRVEGEHEIVPADSRGGRASFANAGRTRRDGVELGLDGDWGAQWRYAVAANWIDARFEQSFAYRVQGATRTVAAGSRVPGVPRADGYAELAWRSRDGALGAALEGRFSDRIAVDDRNTDFAAGNARFALRLDWRPRNGRGWRGFARVDNLFDRDYVGSVIVNEGNARYFEPGAGRGFTLGLAWDAVPRAD; encoded by the coding sequence ATGCCGCCTGTCGCTCCGTCCCATCCGATCCCGCTGCATCGCCCGCTGAGCGCCGCCTGCGCTCTGGCCTTGCTCGTCCTGAGCGCATCCGCATCCGCGCAACAGAACCAAACCCAGGCGCGTACCCTGGATTCGGTGGAAGTGGTCGCGCCGCGTCGCGCGCTGGCCGAGTTCCCCGGCGCCGTCACCGTGATCGAGGGCCGGACCCTGCGCGAGGGCCAGCGTCAGGTGAACCTGTCCGAGGCGCTGGCGCGCGTGCCCGGCATCAGCGTGCTGGACCGGCAGAACTACGCCCAGGACCTGCAGGTGCAGAGCCGCGGCTTCGGCGCGCGCTCCACCTTTGGCATCCGCGGCATCCGCCTGGTGGTGGACGGCATTCCATCCACGGCCGCGGACGGACAGGGGCAGGCAGCGAACTTTCCCTTGGACGCGCTGGACCGCATCGAAGTGCTGCGCGGTCCGCTGGCGTTGCAATACGGTAACGCCGCCGGCGGTGCCATCGTTGCCGCCACCGACCTGCAGCGCCTGCGCGGCGCGAGCGCGCAGGCCTGGGGCGGCGACCATGGCAGCTACCGCGTAGGCGCGCTGGCCGACGGCGCCAGCGAGGATGGGCGTTGGCGCGGGCGCGTGGGCGTTAGCCGCTTCGGCACCGACGGCGAGCGGCCGCACTCGGCTGCACAGCGTTCGCAGTTCGATGCGGTGGCCGAGTGGTCGCCGCGGGAAGGCGAGCGCCTGCGCCTGGTGCTGAATTCGCTGTCGCAGCCCGACACCGACGATCCGCTGGGCCTGGATCGCGCCGGCCTGCGCGCGGACCCGCACGGCACCGATCCGGTGGCGCTGCGCTTCGACACGCGCAAGCGCATCGGCAACCACCAGGCGGGCCTGCGCTGGCAACGCGACTACGCGCCCGGGCGCGAAGCCTGGGTCGGCGCCTATGGCATCCGCCGCGACGTGGTCCAGTACCTGGCGATTCCGATGGCGGCGCAAACCGCACCGGGTAGCGCGGGCGGCGTGATCGACCTGGGCCGGCGCTCGACGGGCCTCGACGCCGGCCACCGCTGGTACGGCGCGCGCGGCGGTTTGGCGCTCGGCGTGGAACTGGCGCGACTGGATGAGGACCGGCGCGGCTATGAGAACTACGTCGGCGACCGCCTGGGCGTGCGCGGCCGGCTGCGCCGCGACGAGCGCAACCGCATCGCCGATCGCGAGCTGTACGCGGTCGGCGATTACGCGCCGGCAGCGGGCTGGACCTTGCTCGGCGCGGTGCGGCATGCGCGCCTGGAGTTCCGCTCCGACGACCGCTATTTCGCGCCCGGCAACGGCGACGACGGCGGCCGCGCCGATTACCGCGAAACCTCCGCGGCGCTGGGCCTGAGCCGTGCGTTCGCGCGCGGCGAGGTGTTCGCCAGCCTGGGCCGCGGTTTCGAGACGCCCACCGCGACCGAGTTGGCCTACCGCGCCGACGGCAGCGCCGGCTTCAATCGCGAGCTGCAGCCGGCGCGCTTCGACACCGCCGAACTCGGCCTGCGCTGGCGCCGTGGCGGCGCGCGCTTCAGCGCGGCCGTGTACCGGGTGGAGGGCGAGCACGAGATCGTGCCGGCCGACAGCCGCGGCGGCCGCGCCAGTTTCGCCAATGCCGGCCGCACCCGTCGCGACGGCGTCGAATTGGGCCTGGACGGCGACTGGGGCGCGCAGTGGCGCTACGCGGTGGCGGCGAACTGGATCGATGCGCGCTTCGAGCAGAGCTTCGCTTACCGTGTACAGGGCGCCACGCGCACCGTCGCCGCCGGCAGCCGCGTGCCCGGCGTGCCGCGTGCCGACGGCTATGCCGAACTCGCCTGGCGTTCGCGCGACGGCGCGCTGGGCGCGGCGCTGGAGGGGCGTTTCAGCGATCGCATCGCGGTCGACGACCGCAACACCGATTTTGCCGCTGGCAACGCGCGCTTCGCGCTGCGTCTGGATTGGCGGCCGCGCAACGGCCGCGGCTGGCGCGGCTTCGCGCGCGTCGACAACCTGTTCGACCGCGACTACGTCGGCTCGGTGATCGTCAACGAGGGCAATGCGCGCTATTTCGAGCCGGGCGCGGGGCGCGGCTTCACCCTGGGCCTGGCCTGGGACGCGGTGCCGCGCGCGGACTGA
- a CDS encoding DUF5671 domain-containing protein gives MAAGSQELESFVREAMLRGQSKGAISQALTAAGWSAEQTRGALDAYADVEFPVPVPRPRASLSAREAFLYLVLFATLYSVAWSLGSLLFDLINRMWPDPAQAYQVFGDYLGSGVRWSVSTMIIAFPVFAFVSAYLAREVALHPIKRLSPVRRWLTYLTLFVAATVLIGDMTALVYNLLGGELTLRFVFKVLVVAAIAGTVFLYYLRDLRREEVEGAGGKPVGRGLLIATAAIIVATVVAAIATTGGPAAQRAMRLDQRRVEDLTRIGYAVTHYYNQHQRLPSDLRTLAAQPGMKLSIVDPVTRAPYGYQAGEGKQYRVCASFTTDTAQAEDTRYGLNDDWLHDVGEQCFEREVKP, from the coding sequence ATGGCGGCAGGCAGCCAGGAACTGGAGTCGTTCGTACGCGAAGCGATGTTGCGCGGGCAGAGCAAGGGCGCGATTTCGCAGGCGCTGACCGCGGCCGGCTGGAGTGCGGAGCAAACCCGCGGCGCGCTGGACGCCTACGCCGACGTCGAGTTCCCGGTGCCGGTACCGCGCCCGCGCGCCTCGCTGTCGGCACGCGAGGCGTTCCTCTATCTGGTGTTGTTCGCTACCCTGTACTCGGTGGCGTGGAGCCTGGGCAGCCTGCTGTTCGATCTGATCAACCGGATGTGGCCGGACCCGGCCCAGGCCTATCAGGTGTTCGGCGACTATCTCGGTTCCGGCGTGCGCTGGTCGGTGTCGACCATGATCATCGCCTTCCCGGTGTTCGCGTTCGTGTCCGCGTATCTGGCACGTGAAGTCGCGCTGCATCCGATCAAGCGCTTGTCGCCGGTGCGCCGCTGGCTGACCTACCTGACCCTGTTCGTAGCCGCCACGGTGCTGATCGGCGACATGACCGCGCTGGTCTACAACCTGCTCGGCGGCGAACTGACCCTGCGCTTCGTGTTCAAGGTGCTGGTGGTGGCGGCGATCGCGGGCACGGTGTTCCTGTACTACCTGCGCGACCTGCGCCGCGAGGAGGTCGAGGGCGCCGGCGGCAAGCCGGTGGGGCGCGGGCTGCTGATCGCGACTGCGGCCATCATCGTGGCGACGGTCGTCGCGGCCATCGCCACCACCGGCGGCCCGGCCGCGCAGCGGGCGATGCGCCTGGACCAGCGCCGGGTCGAGGACCTGACCCGGATCGGCTACGCGGTGACCCACTACTACAACCAGCATCAACGCCTGCCCTCGGACCTGCGGACGCTGGCGGCGCAGCCGGGGATGAAGCTGTCCATCGTCGATCCGGTGACGCGCGCGCCTTACGGTTACCAGGCGGGCGAGGGCAAGCAGTACCGGGTGTGCGCGAGCTTCACTACCGATACGGCGCAGGCGGAGGATACGCGCTACGGTTTGAACGACGATTGGCTGCACGATGTGGGCGAGCAGTGTTTCGAGCGTGAGGTGAAGCCTTGA
- a CDS encoding SH3 domain-containing protein codes for MSFSPTTFIAALFLALAAHAGDARAASAACELDVYAKDTDPKGLNVRSGPSINAPVVATLPGWNPPGPDDELEGHLPVGFTIVEARDGWVRIADVSIPDPATGAHRASPIRGWVSGKRVGYNLQTEVGFQNPDPSSPALIQQDGGIVLTDAIGISGCTGEWARIDYGDPRSPKRAWFRGLCGLIETTCDGRNGDESRGEDADAR; via the coding sequence ATGAGCTTTTCGCCCACGACGTTCATCGCCGCCCTGTTCCTGGCGCTGGCCGCGCATGCGGGCGATGCGCGTGCCGCCAGCGCGGCCTGCGAACTCGACGTGTACGCCAAGGACACCGATCCGAAAGGCTTGAACGTCCGCTCCGGCCCGTCGATCAACGCTCCCGTCGTCGCGACCCTGCCCGGATGGAATCCGCCGGGGCCCGACGACGAACTCGAAGGACATCTGCCGGTCGGCTTCACCATCGTCGAGGCGCGCGACGGCTGGGTCCGCATCGCCGACGTCTCGATCCCCGACCCGGCCACCGGCGCCCATCGCGCGTCGCCCATCCGCGGCTGGGTCAGCGGCAAGAGGGTCGGCTACAACTTGCAGACCGAGGTCGGTTTCCAGAATCCCGATCCGAGCAGCCCGGCGCTGATCCAGCAGGACGGCGGGATCGTGCTGACCGACGCGATCGGCATCAGCGGCTGCACCGGGGAATGGGCCCGGATCGACTACGGCGATCCACGCTCGCCCAAGCGCGCCTGGTTCCGCGGCTTGTGCGGTCTGATCGAGACCACTTGCGATGGCCGCAACGGCGACGAGAGCCGGGGTGAGGACGCCGACGCACGTTAA